The Aggregicoccus sp. 17bor-14 genome window below encodes:
- the kdsB gene encoding 3-deoxy-manno-octulosonate cytidylyltransferase, with product MGSSTVAVIPARYASTRFPGKPLTLIGGRPMIQHVWTRCQEAGCFTEVLVATDDARIADAVQGFGGRAVMTSPACPTGTDRVAEVARGRPDVDVWVNVQGDEPLVDPASLRTLAGLFEDADVQMATLVRPLEAADAVSPNVVKAVLALDGDALYFSRATLPFVREAADVGSVRRWAHLGLYGYRRDTLLRLAALTETPLERAEKLEQLRALEHGIRIRCGQVQGHTVAVDVPEDVAKVEVLLR from the coding sequence ATGGGCTCCTCCACCGTCGCCGTGATTCCCGCCCGCTACGCGAGCACCCGCTTTCCGGGCAAGCCGCTCACCCTCATCGGCGGGCGCCCGATGATCCAGCACGTGTGGACGCGCTGCCAGGAGGCGGGCTGCTTCACGGAGGTACTGGTGGCCACGGACGACGCGCGCATCGCGGACGCGGTGCAGGGCTTCGGCGGGCGCGCGGTGATGACCAGCCCCGCGTGCCCCACGGGCACGGACCGGGTGGCGGAGGTCGCGCGCGGGCGACCAGACGTGGACGTGTGGGTGAACGTGCAGGGCGACGAGCCGCTCGTGGACCCGGCCTCGCTGCGCACGCTCGCGGGGCTCTTCGAGGACGCGGACGTGCAGATGGCCACGCTGGTGCGGCCGCTCGAGGCCGCGGACGCGGTGAGCCCCAACGTGGTGAAGGCGGTGCTCGCGCTCGACGGCGACGCGCTCTACTTCAGCCGCGCGACGCTGCCCTTCGTGCGCGAGGCGGCGGACGTGGGCAGCGTGCGCCGCTGGGCGCACCTGGGGCTCTACGGCTACCGGCGCGACACGCTGCTGCGGCTCGCGGCGCTGACCGAGACCCCGCTCGAGCGCGCCGAGAAGCTCGAGCAGCTGCGCGCGCTCGAGCACGGCATCCGCATCCGCTGCGGCCAGGTGCAGGGCCACACCGTCGCGGTGGACGTGCCGGAGGACGTCGCCAAGGTCGAAGTGTTACTGCGCTGA
- the wecB gene encoding non-hydrolyzing UDP-N-acetylglucosamine 2-epimerase yields the protein MKKVLHIVGARPNFMKVAPIYKAIAARGLLTQVLVHTGQHYDVKMSDVFFTDLGLPAPHIHLNIGSGSHAEQTARVMMALEKVCLEERPDLVSVVGDVNSTVAAALVTSKLHIPLAHVEAGLRSGDRRMPEEINRLVVDRIADLLLTPSPDGDENLLKEGVEKSRIHFVGNVMIDSLLQSREAALRLPTLSGLGLTAGQYGVCTLHRASNVDDVKTLSGLLGALAFVSHRLPIVFPVHPRTRKMIAEGGLSALLEAAPGLKLVEPLGYLDFLCLTSQARLILTDSGGLQEESTALGVPCLTLRENTERPITVDVGTNLVVGVDPERVKTEALRILDGQGKKGRIPEKWDGKSAERIADIYAGFLGVSAPVPLAAIG from the coding sequence ATGAAGAAGGTCCTCCACATCGTCGGCGCGCGCCCCAACTTCATGAAGGTGGCGCCCATCTACAAGGCCATTGCAGCGCGTGGCCTCCTCACCCAGGTCCTCGTGCACACGGGGCAGCACTACGACGTGAAGATGAGTGACGTCTTCTTCACGGACCTGGGGCTGCCCGCGCCGCACATCCACCTGAACATCGGCTCGGGCAGCCACGCCGAGCAGACGGCGCGCGTGATGATGGCGCTGGAGAAGGTGTGCCTCGAGGAGAGGCCCGACCTCGTCTCCGTGGTGGGCGACGTCAACTCCACCGTGGCGGCCGCGCTGGTGACGAGCAAGCTGCACATCCCGCTCGCCCACGTGGAGGCGGGGCTGCGCAGCGGCGATCGGCGCATGCCGGAGGAGATCAACCGCCTGGTGGTGGACCGCATCGCGGACCTGCTGCTCACGCCGAGCCCCGACGGGGACGAGAACCTCCTCAAGGAGGGCGTGGAGAAGAGCCGCATCCACTTCGTGGGCAACGTGATGATCGACTCCCTGCTGCAGAGCCGGGAGGCGGCCCTGCGGCTTCCGACGCTCTCGGGGCTGGGCCTCACCGCGGGCCAGTACGGCGTGTGCACGCTGCACCGCGCCTCCAACGTGGACGACGTGAAGACGCTCAGCGGGCTGCTGGGCGCGCTCGCCTTCGTGAGCCACCGGCTGCCCATCGTCTTCCCCGTGCACCCGCGCACCCGCAAGATGATTGCCGAGGGGGGCCTGTCGGCCCTGCTGGAGGCGGCGCCGGGCCTGAAGCTCGTGGAGCCCCTGGGCTACCTGGACTTCCTGTGCCTCACCTCCCAGGCGCGCCTCATCCTCACCGACTCCGGCGGCCTGCAGGAGGAGAGCACGGCGCTGGGCGTGCCCTGCCTCACCCTGCGCGAGAACACCGAGCGCCCCATCACCGTGGACGTGGGGACGAACCTCGTCGTCGGCGTGGACCCCGAGCGCGTGAAGACGGAGGCGCTGCGCATCCTCGATGGCCAGGGCAAGAAGGGCCGCATCCCGGAGAAGTGGGACGGCAAGAGCGCCGAGCGCATCGCGGACATCTACGCCGGGTTCCTCGGGGTCTCGGCGCCGGTGCCGCTCGCGGCCATCGGCTGA
- a CDS encoding RluA family pseudouridine synthase, producing the protein MEDDARYVDIPFVVEPNYAGWRLDDYLLEKLRRIPRERLHGVIRRGVRGARPLKPSTLLVPGLAFHLRRRASEEPEVPTDLRVVHEDAWLLVLDKPAGLPVHPTARYHRGTLVSLLRERFGLAYAEPVHRLDRETSGLVVCGRTTEACRVLGRLFVSRDVHKEYLAVCEGHPPRDAFEVDAPIAEGTEQVRIAVRIDPAVGKESHTHFEVLRRFTRAGAPFALLRCRPRTGRQHQIRVHLQHAGFPLVGDKMYGPDPGYFDRFSRHCLEPEAWERLRLPRHALHAWRIAFPHPEHGRTVHFEAPLPADLQGFMGDAAP; encoded by the coding sequence ATGGAAGACGACGCCCGCTACGTGGACATCCCCTTCGTCGTCGAGCCGAACTACGCCGGCTGGCGGCTCGACGACTACCTGCTGGAGAAGCTTCGCCGCATCCCGCGCGAGCGCCTGCACGGCGTCATCCGCCGGGGCGTGCGCGGAGCGCGGCCCCTCAAGCCCTCCACGCTGCTCGTCCCCGGGCTCGCCTTCCACCTGCGCCGCCGCGCGAGCGAGGAGCCCGAGGTCCCCACCGACCTGCGCGTGGTGCACGAGGACGCGTGGCTGCTGGTGCTCGACAAGCCCGCGGGGCTGCCCGTGCACCCCACCGCGCGCTACCACCGCGGCACCCTGGTGTCGCTGCTGCGCGAGCGCTTCGGGCTCGCCTACGCGGAGCCCGTGCACCGGCTGGACCGCGAGACGAGCGGCCTGGTGGTGTGCGGCCGCACCACCGAGGCCTGCCGCGTGCTCGGCCGGCTCTTCGTCAGCCGCGACGTGCACAAGGAGTACCTCGCGGTGTGCGAGGGCCACCCGCCCCGGGACGCCTTCGAGGTGGACGCGCCCATCGCCGAGGGCACCGAGCAGGTGCGCATCGCGGTGCGCATCGACCCGGCGGTGGGCAAGGAGAGCCACACCCACTTCGAGGTGCTGCGCCGCTTCACCCGCGCAGGCGCGCCCTTCGCGCTGCTGCGCTGCCGCCCGCGCACCGGGCGCCAGCACCAGATCCGCGTGCACCTGCAGCACGCGGGCTTCCCGCTCGTGGGCGACAAGATGTACGGCCCGGACCCCGGCTACTTCGACCGCTTCAGCCGCCACTGCCTCGAGCCCGAGGCCTGGGAGCGCCTGCGCCTGCCCCGCCACGCGCTGCACGCCTGGCGCATCGCGTTTCCCCACCCGGAGCACGGCCGGACGGTGCACTTCGAGGCGCCCCTGCCCGCGGACCTGCAGGGCTTCATGGGGGACGCCGCTCCGTGA
- a CDS encoding LysE family translocator: MVSWERWVGFALVALGMVCTPGPNMLYLVSRSVTQGRRAGLVSLAGIVLGFVFYLFAAALGITAVLLAVPYGYEALKLAGAAYLLFLAVKAVRGSGTVFAPQQLSIDAPRRLFGMGLLTSLLNPKVAVLYLSLLPQFIDAGRGGIFAQSLVLGSTQIAVSATVNTLIVWSAGTVAGWFQTRPSWVRVQRYLMGSVLGGLAVRLALEHRPG, encoded by the coding sequence ATGGTCTCGTGGGAGCGCTGGGTGGGCTTCGCCCTCGTCGCGCTGGGCATGGTGTGCACGCCCGGCCCCAACATGCTGTACCTCGTCTCGCGCTCGGTGACCCAGGGGCGGCGGGCGGGACTGGTCTCGCTCGCGGGGATCGTCCTGGGCTTCGTGTTCTACCTCTTCGCGGCGGCGCTGGGCATCACGGCCGTGCTGCTCGCCGTGCCCTACGGATACGAGGCGCTGAAGCTCGCGGGTGCGGCGTACCTCCTCTTCCTCGCGGTGAAGGCGGTGCGTGGGAGCGGGACCGTCTTCGCCCCGCAGCAGCTGTCCATCGACGCGCCCCGGAGGCTCTTCGGCATGGGGCTGCTCACCAGCCTCCTGAACCCCAAGGTCGCGGTCCTCTACCTCTCGCTGCTGCCGCAGTTCATCGACGCGGGGCGCGGCGGCATCTTCGCGCAGAGCCTCGTGCTCGGCAGCACGCAGATTGCCGTCAGCGCCACGGTCAACACGCTCATCGTGTGGAGCGCCGGTACCGTGGCGGGCTGGTTCCAGACGCGCCCCTCGTGGGTACGGGTGCAGCGCTACCTGATGGGCAGCGTGTTGGGCGGCCTCGCCGTCCGGCTCGCGCTCGAGCACCGTCCCGGGTGA
- a CDS encoding DMT family transporter, whose amino-acid sequence MLPAYLLMCLVYGTTFLAIKMGLSAGFPPFLFAGVRFFVAGLMVLGLLRARGVALPRGRRTLGSLALIGAGNTFIPFACLYSAERFIPSGIAAMLTSTGPALVTLFLLALERRRPERLQWLGLGLGLLGVWLLVGPSVDAGSYGRATWVAAGSVLLAQVAVAGASVYSKRVLSRGVEPLAMNGFQMVFGSSGLLLLSLAFERGPLVLADAPRALGALAYLTVMGSMVASGIYFWLVKRTGPVFPSTWLYVSPMIALFLGSLALGEPLPATSLAGAVLVLGGVLLTNARLLFTRWAAVLAPRT is encoded by the coding sequence ATGCTGCCCGCGTACCTGCTGATGTGCCTGGTGTACGGAACCACCTTCCTGGCGATCAAGATGGGGCTGTCCGCAGGCTTCCCACCCTTCCTCTTCGCGGGGGTGCGCTTTTTCGTCGCGGGGTTGATGGTGCTGGGGCTGCTGCGTGCGCGCGGCGTGGCGCTGCCGCGGGGGCGACGGACCCTCGGCTCGCTCGCGCTCATCGGCGCGGGCAACACCTTCATCCCCTTCGCCTGCCTCTACTCCGCCGAGCGCTTCATCCCCTCGGGCATCGCGGCGATGCTCACCTCCACCGGGCCCGCGCTGGTGACCCTGTTCCTGCTCGCACTCGAGCGGCGCCGGCCCGAGCGGCTGCAGTGGCTGGGCCTGGGCCTGGGGTTGCTCGGGGTGTGGCTGCTGGTGGGGCCATCGGTGGACGCGGGCAGCTACGGGCGCGCCACCTGGGTCGCGGCGGGCTCGGTGCTGCTCGCGCAGGTGGCCGTGGCGGGGGCGAGCGTGTACTCGAAGCGGGTGCTCTCGCGCGGCGTGGAGCCGCTCGCGATGAACGGCTTCCAGATGGTGTTCGGATCGTCCGGGCTGCTGCTGCTCTCGCTCGCGTTCGAGCGCGGGCCGCTCGTGCTCGCCGATGCCCCGCGCGCCCTGGGCGCCCTCGCCTACCTCACGGTGATGGGCTCCATGGTCGCCTCGGGCATCTACTTCTGGCTCGTGAAGCGCACGGGCCCGGTGTTCCCCTCCACCTGGCTCTACGTCTCGCCGATGATCGCCCTCTTCCTCGGCTCACTCGCGCTCGGCGAGCCGCTGCCCGCCACGAGCCTCGCCGGCGCGGTGCTGGTGCTGGGGGGCGTGCTGCTGACCAACGCACGGCTGCTCTTCACCCGGTGGGCGGCCGTCCTCGCCCCGCGGACCTAG
- a CDS encoding PLP-dependent aminotransferase family protein → MWVPKLGDRRGPLYRIIAAALVEDIQTGRLPAGTRLPTHRELAERVGVTVGTITRAYAEVERQGLVGGEVGRGTFVRGREKTRFPPPVAESEEGGVVNLELNWPVPAAGQYDATAFERTLAEIAKSPQRSALLAYQPHVGLAAHRAAGAQWMGRQGLAVSAGQVTVCSGAQHAMEVALAALTRPGDTLLTEALTYPGVKKLAERLQLRLQGVAMDAEGLRPDALEAACRGDAKVLYVIPTHQNPTGAVMSEERRRKLAAVVKARKLAVVEDDAYGLLLEKRPRPLAHFAPEHTYFIAGTSKLLSPGLRIAYLAAPEGKVEALSQGIWMTTWMAAPLSAELATRWISDGTADELVLRRRREASWRFARAQALLGKHLPRAVPGPALHLWLPLPGRWRADAFAAQARRAGVAVGSAELFAVPPHAFSPGVRVCLGPPTTRERFEEGLRRLVSVLEAGPESIPSIV, encoded by the coding sequence ATGTGGGTGCCGAAGCTGGGAGACCGACGGGGCCCGCTGTACCGCATCATCGCGGCGGCGCTGGTGGAGGACATCCAGACCGGGCGGCTGCCGGCGGGCACCCGGCTGCCCACCCACCGCGAGCTCGCAGAGAGGGTCGGGGTGACCGTGGGCACCATCACCCGGGCCTACGCCGAGGTAGAGCGGCAGGGCCTCGTGGGCGGGGAGGTGGGCCGCGGCACCTTCGTGCGCGGCCGCGAGAAAACGCGCTTCCCGCCCCCGGTCGCCGAGTCGGAGGAGGGCGGGGTGGTGAACCTCGAGCTGAACTGGCCGGTGCCGGCCGCCGGCCAGTACGACGCAACCGCGTTCGAGCGCACCCTCGCGGAGATTGCGAAGAGCCCACAGCGCAGCGCCCTGCTCGCGTACCAGCCGCACGTGGGCCTCGCCGCCCACCGCGCCGCGGGCGCACAGTGGATGGGCCGGCAGGGGCTCGCGGTGAGCGCGGGACAGGTCACCGTGTGCTCCGGCGCCCAGCACGCGATGGAGGTCGCGCTCGCCGCCCTCACGCGCCCCGGTGACACGCTGCTCACCGAGGCCCTCACCTACCCGGGCGTGAAGAAGCTCGCCGAGCGGCTGCAGCTGCGGCTGCAGGGGGTGGCGATGGACGCGGAGGGCCTGCGCCCCGACGCGCTCGAGGCGGCCTGCCGGGGCGATGCGAAGGTGCTCTACGTCATCCCCACGCACCAGAACCCCACCGGCGCCGTGATGTCCGAGGAGCGGCGCCGCAAGCTCGCCGCCGTGGTCAAGGCGCGCAAGCTCGCGGTCGTCGAGGACGATGCGTACGGGCTGCTGCTCGAGAAGCGGCCGCGCCCGCTCGCGCACTTCGCGCCCGAGCACACCTACTTCATCGCGGGCACGTCCAAGCTGCTGTCTCCCGGCCTGCGCATCGCGTACCTCGCGGCGCCGGAGGGGAAGGTGGAGGCGCTCTCCCAAGGCATCTGGATGACCACCTGGATGGCGGCGCCTCTGAGCGCGGAGCTCGCCACGCGGTGGATCTCCGACGGGACGGCGGACGAGCTGGTGCTGCGCCGCCGGCGCGAGGCCTCCTGGCGCTTCGCGCGGGCGCAGGCGCTGCTCGGCAAGCACCTGCCGCGCGCCGTCCCGGGCCCGGCCCTGCACCTGTGGCTGCCCTTGCCGGGACGCTGGCGCGCGGACGCCTTCGCCGCGCAGGCGCGCCGCGCGGGCGTGGCGGTGGGCTCCGCGGAGCTGTTCGCCGTCCCGCCCCATGCCTTCTCGCCGGGCGTGCGCGTGTGCCTCGGCCCGCCCACCACCCGTGAGCGCTTCGAGGAGGGCTTGCGCCGGCTGGTGTCGGTGCTCGAGGCCGGCCCCGAGTCCATCCCCTCCATCGTCTGA
- a CDS encoding NAD-dependent protein deacetylase, whose amino-acid sequence MTPATILPAEACDPAALQSLAELLRGRRVAVLTGAGCSTESGIPDYRGPASRGRLRTPIQDRDFLRKPEVRQRYWARSLLGWPRFCAAEPNAAHAALAQLEARGHVSGVITQNVDRLHQRAGSRQVIELHGALAEVLCLGCGALTPRDRMQQRLQALNPDFAQQLVEVRPDGDAELHEEAVASFRVPTCDVCGEGLLKPHVVFFGGFVPPPTVEAAYALVERSEALLVVGTSLAVYSGLRFVRRARERGLNVAVLNLGETRADALAHLRVEARLGEALPRLAEALG is encoded by the coding sequence ATGACGCCCGCCACCATCCTGCCCGCCGAGGCCTGTGACCCCGCCGCGCTGCAGTCCCTGGCCGAGCTGCTGCGCGGCCGCCGCGTCGCGGTGCTCACCGGGGCCGGCTGCAGCACCGAGTCGGGCATCCCGGACTACCGCGGCCCCGCCTCGCGCGGCCGCCTGCGCACCCCCATCCAGGACCGCGACTTCCTGCGCAAGCCCGAGGTGCGCCAGCGCTACTGGGCGCGCAGCCTGCTCGGCTGGCCCCGCTTCTGCGCCGCCGAGCCCAACGCGGCGCACGCCGCGCTCGCCCAGCTCGAGGCGCGCGGCCACGTCTCCGGCGTCATCACCCAGAACGTGGACCGCCTGCACCAGCGCGCCGGCAGCCGCCAGGTCATCGAGCTGCACGGCGCGCTCGCCGAGGTGCTGTGCCTCGGCTGCGGCGCGCTCACCCCGCGCGACCGGATGCAGCAGCGGCTCCAGGCGCTGAACCCGGACTTCGCGCAACAGCTCGTGGAGGTGCGCCCGGACGGCGACGCCGAGCTGCACGAGGAGGCCGTGGCGAGCTTCCGGGTTCCCACCTGTGACGTCTGTGGCGAGGGCCTGCTCAAGCCGCACGTGGTGTTCTTCGGCGGCTTCGTCCCGCCGCCCACCGTGGAGGCCGCGTACGCGCTCGTGGAGCGCTCCGAGGCCCTGCTCGTGGTGGGGACCTCGCTCGCGGTGTACTCGGGGCTGCGCTTCGTGCGCCGCGCGCGCGAGCGGGGGCTGAACGTGGCCGTGCTCAACCTGGGCGAGACGCGGGCCGATGCGCTCGCGCACCTGCGGGTGGAGGCGCGGCTGGGGGAGGCGCTGCCGCGGCTCGCCGAGGCGCTGGGGTAG
- the purF gene encoding amidophosphoribosyltransferase: MCGIFGISGHAEAANLTYLGLHALQHRGQEAAGIVASDGTRLHAHREEGLVADIFTSRVLENLPGESAIGHVRYSTAGGAGLKNAQPLSVAYAGGQLALAHNGNLVNATELREELESAGAIFQSDSDSEVFIHLIARSQKPTFEQKLVEALGRVKGAYSLLLITPKRLVAVRDPLGIRPLVLGKLKGGWVLASETTALDLIEAEFIREIEAGEMLVIDEKGMRSLQPFAPGGKLGRCIFEHVYFAKPDSVLFGLSVYETRKQLGKQLAREAPAPNADLVIAVPDSGVPAAIGFAQESGIPYDVGLIRSHYVGRTFIEPQQSIRHFGVKLKLSAVRSVLKGKRVVVIDDSIVRGTTSRKIVKLLKAAGALEVHLRISSPPTQWPCYYGIDTPSRQELIASSHSVEEIARYVTADSLAYLTEEGLGIAVGDKARSSFCTACFSGKYLTEELNAPVRADLTHPTPAALEPSVPAPAAARAAGLVSA, translated from the coding sequence ATGTGCGGCATCTTCGGAATCAGTGGCCATGCGGAAGCAGCGAACCTGACCTACCTCGGGCTGCACGCGCTGCAGCACCGCGGGCAGGAGGCTGCCGGCATCGTCGCCTCCGACGGCACGCGCCTGCACGCGCACCGCGAGGAGGGCCTCGTCGCGGACATCTTCACCAGCCGCGTGCTGGAGAACCTCCCCGGTGAGAGCGCCATCGGCCACGTGCGCTACAGCACGGCGGGCGGCGCGGGGCTGAAGAACGCCCAGCCGCTCTCGGTGGCGTACGCGGGCGGCCAGCTCGCGCTCGCGCACAACGGCAACCTGGTGAACGCGACCGAGCTGCGCGAGGAGCTCGAGAGCGCGGGCGCCATCTTCCAGTCGGACTCGGACTCCGAGGTCTTCATCCACCTCATCGCCCGCTCGCAGAAGCCCACCTTCGAGCAGAAGCTCGTCGAGGCGCTGGGCCGGGTGAAGGGCGCCTACAGCCTGCTGCTCATCACCCCCAAGCGCCTCGTCGCCGTGCGCGACCCGCTGGGCATCCGCCCGCTCGTGCTGGGCAAGCTCAAGGGCGGCTGGGTGCTGGCGAGCGAGACCACCGCGCTGGACCTCATCGAGGCGGAGTTCATCCGCGAGATCGAGGCGGGCGAGATGCTGGTCATCGACGAGAAGGGCATGCGCAGCCTGCAGCCCTTCGCGCCCGGCGGGAAGCTGGGCCGCTGCATCTTCGAGCACGTGTACTTCGCCAAGCCGGACTCGGTGCTCTTCGGCCTCAGCGTGTACGAGACGCGCAAGCAGCTGGGCAAGCAGCTCGCGCGCGAGGCCCCGGCTCCGAACGCGGACCTGGTCATCGCGGTGCCGGACTCCGGCGTGCCCGCCGCTATCGGCTTCGCGCAGGAGAGCGGTATCCCCTACGACGTGGGCCTCATCCGCAGCCACTACGTGGGGCGCACCTTCATCGAGCCGCAGCAGTCCATCCGCCACTTCGGCGTGAAGCTGAAGCTGTCCGCGGTGCGCTCGGTGCTCAAGGGCAAGCGCGTGGTGGTCATCGACGACTCCATCGTGCGCGGCACCACCAGCCGCAAGATCGTGAAGCTGCTCAAGGCCGCGGGCGCGCTCGAGGTGCACCTGCGCATCAGCAGCCCGCCCACCCAGTGGCCCTGCTACTACGGCATCGACACGCCGAGCCGGCAGGAGCTCATCGCGAGCAGCCACAGCGTGGAGGAGATCGCCCGCTACGTCACGGCGGACAGCCTCGCCTACCTCACCGAGGAGGGCCTGGGCATCGCGGTGGGGGACAAGGCGCGCTCGAGCTTCTGCACCGCGTGCTTCAGCGGGAAGTACCTCACCGAGGAGCTCAACGCCCCGGTGCGCGCGGACCTCACGCACCCCACGCCCGCCGCCCTCGAGCCCTCGGTCCCGGCGCCCGCCGCGGCCCGCGCCGCCGGCCTCGTGAGCGCCTAG
- the yhbY gene encoding ribosome assembly RNA-binding protein YhbY, whose product MPLTGKQRRALRALGHHLDPVVLVGQNGVTDAVVAAVDQALHDHELIKVKVNEGPEDRKEAAQRLAEATGAELAQLLGRTALLFKKRDEDSKFEKF is encoded by the coding sequence TTGCCCCTCACTGGGAAGCAGCGCCGCGCCCTGCGCGCCCTCGGCCACCACCTCGATCCCGTCGTCCTCGTCGGGCAGAACGGCGTCACGGACGCCGTCGTCGCCGCGGTGGACCAGGCCCTCCACGATCACGAGCTCATCAAGGTGAAGGTCAACGAGGGCCCCGAGGACCGCAAGGAGGCCGCGCAGCGGCTCGCCGAGGCCACCGGCGCCGAGCTCGCCCAGCTGCTGGGCCGCACCGCGCTGCTCTTCAAGAAGCGCGACGAGGACTCGAAGTTCGAGAAGTTCTAG